A stretch of the Marivirga tractuosa DSM 4126 genome encodes the following:
- a CDS encoding type IX secretion system plug protein has translation MKHYFYLFIIFLSITSLISACVPVQNTQSSGSNTYYPDLEFVNKSYRENIKTVQLVRFKGNQMVSTDNPVIELGKNEKLLLTFDDINDEQQQYQVKIIHCDKDWKNESNIQSMDYLEEYNQFPIREFEFSFDTKMGYIHYEFELPRVSLSGNYLLVVFKNNNEDDIILSERFMVYEDKTSIDYKLVPSNVVIQRRTHQEIEFELLLNRINVINTGTDIHPVIRQNNNWLFAKAAPDPIRVLDGNKRLVYKFYNGQLSFPGNNEFRFIDLTTVNFKGNNVANINKDTNPITVTARPDGIRASEAYREWEDQNGAFAIGNRERPNTPLVSDYFLTNFELNAPKELGDIYLVGEFNNWKLSNSNRMKYNTNTGNYQNSFLMKQGYYEYTYYVAGEELNPIDGSHINTENTYDILVYYTSPQLRYDRLIGYTQFNSRAAQ, from the coding sequence ATGAAACATTATTTTTATTTATTCATCATATTTTTATCGATCACATCGCTAATAAGTGCTTGTGTACCAGTCCAAAACACACAATCAAGCGGAAGTAATACCTATTATCCTGATTTAGAATTTGTAAATAAAAGCTATAGGGAAAATATTAAAACCGTTCAACTTGTACGTTTCAAGGGAAATCAAATGGTTTCTACTGACAATCCGGTGATTGAATTAGGTAAAAATGAAAAGTTACTGCTCACTTTCGATGACATAAATGATGAACAGCAACAATATCAGGTTAAAATCATTCATTGTGATAAGGATTGGAAAAATGAAAGCAATATTCAATCGATGGACTATCTTGAAGAATACAATCAATTTCCAATCAGAGAATTTGAATTTTCGTTTGACACTAAAATGGGTTACATCCATTATGAATTTGAGCTCCCAAGGGTTAGTTTGTCTGGGAATTACCTCTTAGTGGTGTTTAAAAACAATAATGAAGACGACATTATTCTGAGTGAAAGATTTATGGTCTATGAAGATAAGACCTCGATAGATTACAAACTGGTTCCATCAAATGTGGTAATCCAAAGGAGAACTCACCAAGAAATAGAATTTGAATTATTGCTTAACAGAATTAATGTAATTAATACTGGAACGGATATTCACCCTGTAATCAGACAAAATAACAACTGGCTATTTGCCAAAGCAGCCCCAGATCCAATACGGGTTTTAGATGGCAATAAGAGATTGGTTTATAAATTTTATAATGGTCAGTTGAGCTTTCCGGGAAATAATGAATTTCGGTTTATTGATTTAACAACAGTCAATTTTAAAGGAAATAATGTAGCGAATATTAATAAAGATACTAATCCAATAACAGTTACAGCACGACCCGATGGTATTCGGGCTTCAGAAGCGTATAGAGAATGGGAAGATCAAAACGGTGCTTTTGCTATTGGGAATCGTGAAAGACCCAACACCCCTTTAGTCTCCGATTATTTTCTAACAAACTTTGAATTGAATGCACCAAAGGAACTAGGTGATATTTACCTAGTTGGAGAATTCAACAACTGGAAATTGAGTAACTCCAACAGAATGAAATACAACACTAATACTGGTAATTATCAAAACAGTTTTTTGATGAAGCAAGGGTATTATGAATATACCTATTATGTAGCTGGCGAAGAACTAAATCCTATCGATGGAAGCCATATTAATACCGAAAACACTTATGATATTTTAGTATATTATACAAGTCCTCAACTTAGATATGACAGATTAATAG
- a CDS encoding RNA polymerase sigma factor, whose protein sequence is MPRTKELIKGCQNGDRKSQYQLYQQFSSGMMAVAMRYSKSTQEAEDILQEGFIKIFQNIEKFRGESSIGYWIKRIIINTALNHQRSKLYLYPMVDVDDLKEGMGSLSVDNLAVEDLMDLVQQLPTGCQVIFNLYAVEGYQHKEIAEMLDINIGTSKSQYARARKILMEQLEKQSKWGNERFQ, encoded by the coding sequence ATGCCTAGAACCAAAGAACTCATAAAAGGTTGCCAGAATGGTGACAGAAAGAGTCAATATCAACTCTATCAACAATTTTCCTCCGGGATGATGGCGGTAGCTATGCGCTATTCTAAATCAACTCAAGAGGCGGAAGATATTTTACAAGAAGGATTTATTAAGATATTTCAAAATATTGAGAAATTCAGAGGTGAATCAAGTATTGGATATTGGATTAAACGGATCATTATTAATACAGCTTTAAATCATCAAAGAAGTAAATTGTATCTCTACCCAATGGTAGACGTAGATGATCTAAAAGAAGGAATGGGATCCTTATCAGTTGATAATTTGGCGGTTGAAGATTTAATGGATCTAGTGCAGCAATTGCCAACTGGATGTCAAGTGATTTTCAATTTGTATGCCGTTGAAGGATATCAACACAAAGAAATAGCAGAAATGCTGGATATTAATATTGGGACTTCGAAATCTCAATATGCAAGAGCACGTAAAATATTAATGGAACAATTAGAAAAGCAAAGTAAGTGGGGGAATGAAAGATTTCAATAA
- a CDS encoding arsenate reductase family protein, with amino-acid sequence MEIKFIYNSTQIKEREAFGYAKSLDQHYINAIDLNKEFLTERQWAELATKLEVSVKELIDENNDYYKDVLKGKDFDDHDLLQLMKDHPQIIKTPIIDSAKFARFIKSPYDFNEMDMAFEEIQTHLANKGESDD; translated from the coding sequence ATGGAAATCAAGTTTATTTATAATAGCACTCAAATAAAAGAACGAGAGGCATTCGGTTATGCAAAATCTTTAGACCAGCATTATATCAATGCTATTGATTTAAATAAAGAATTCTTAACTGAGCGACAATGGGCTGAACTTGCCACTAAACTTGAAGTATCTGTTAAGGAGCTAATCGATGAAAACAATGACTATTACAAAGATGTGTTGAAAGGTAAAGATTTTGACGATCATGACCTTTTACAACTTATGAAAGACCACCCACAGATAATCAAAACACCTATTATTGATTCCGCTAAATTTGCTCGTTTTATTAAATCTCCTTACGATTTCAATGAAATGGATATGGCTTTTGAAGAAATTCAAACCCACCTTGCTAACAAAGGAGAAAGTGATGATTAA
- a CDS encoding SusD/RagB family nutrient-binding outer membrane lipoprotein has translation MKNFKNIIDMKILEKIILLFIGVFVFTSCEEFEEFNENPNEPTDVSPSVLMPSAIRQSVNTMVNESFLLGNNIAQLTSKTLRTEADTYNWNAFPTFWEGLYGSLTDVKGVETEAIEAGNEQQEAAAIVLKSWIFANLTNAYGDIPYSEAITGDDNNLTPAYDTQESIYNDILAELDRASDLLANGSGSIEGDILYSGDATKWQKLANSLRLRLLMTAGDKISNAESQFSNIVSSGNIFTSNDDNAVLDYLNTFPNEFPLIPLKTGDFDAVAISETSLTVMETYGDPRLSRYARPDNDDYNNPEFSGAVSGAGSCGKSGSRLGAAYYNDGAQTLASDLGIGNANGIIMTYSEVEFLLAEAAAKGWINDDIETHYRAGIEASMAYYQVNYTPFGYNDFNDYYTNSGVAYSTATDIWEQKWLSLYFTGMEPFFEVRRWYVESGNSFNGIPFLDAPCDNLNNDNLPVRFRYPGQEQSLNSENYNEAVDRLGGSNDINASIWLVE, from the coding sequence ATGAAAAATTTTAAAAATATTATAGATATGAAAATACTCGAAAAAATAATTTTACTATTTATCGGGGTTTTTGTTTTTACTTCATGCGAAGAATTTGAAGAATTTAATGAAAACCCTAATGAGCCAACTGATGTCTCACCTAGTGTGCTGATGCCATCAGCTATTCGTCAAAGTGTGAATACAATGGTGAATGAATCCTTTTTATTAGGAAATAATATTGCTCAATTGACTTCTAAGACCCTGAGGACAGAAGCGGACACCTATAATTGGAATGCTTTTCCTACATTTTGGGAAGGTCTGTATGGCAGTTTAACTGATGTAAAAGGTGTAGAAACGGAGGCAATTGAAGCTGGTAATGAGCAGCAAGAAGCAGCTGCCATTGTTCTTAAATCTTGGATATTTGCTAATCTTACCAATGCATATGGTGATATTCCTTATTCCGAGGCGATAACAGGTGATGATAATAATTTAACACCTGCTTATGATACTCAAGAATCCATTTATAATGATATTCTTGCGGAATTGGATAGAGCAAGTGATTTATTAGCAAACGGGAGTGGAAGTATTGAAGGCGACATACTCTACAGCGGAGATGCGACTAAGTGGCAAAAACTAGCTAATTCGTTAAGATTAAGATTATTAATGACTGCAGGTGATAAAATCAGCAATGCAGAAAGCCAGTTTAGTAACATAGTATCATCTGGTAATATATTTACATCAAATGATGACAATGCGGTATTAGATTACCTTAATACATTTCCAAATGAATTCCCTCTAATTCCACTAAAAACTGGTGATTTTGATGCCGTTGCCATAAGTGAAACATCTCTAACGGTGATGGAAACTTACGGAGATCCGAGATTATCCAGATATGCGAGACCTGATAACGATGACTACAATAATCCTGAGTTTTCAGGCGCTGTCAGTGGTGCAGGTTCATGCGGAAAATCTGGTTCAAGACTTGGGGCAGCCTATTATAATGATGGAGCACAAACGCTAGCCAGTGATCTAGGAATCGGCAATGCCAATGGTATTATCATGACCTATTCAGAGGTAGAATTCTTATTGGCAGAAGCGGCTGCAAAAGGTTGGATAAATGATGATATAGAAACTCACTATCGAGCTGGTATCGAAGCATCAATGGCGTACTATCAAGTAAACTACACTCCTTTTGGGTATAATGATTTTAATGATTATTACACTAATTCAGGTGTAGCTTATTCTACTGCTACTGATATATGGGAACAAAAATGGTTATCTCTATATTTTACTGGTATGGAACCATTTTTCGAAGTCCGAAGATGGTATGTTGAAAGTGGAAATAGCTTTAATGGTATTCCATTTTTAGATGCTCCATGTGACAATCTAAACAATGACAATTTACCGGTGAGATTTAGATATCCAGGACAGGAGCAAAGCTTAAATTCTGAAAACTATAATGAGGCAGTTGATAGACTAGGTGGCTCTAATGACATCAACGCTTCCATTTGGTTGGTAGAGTAA
- a CDS encoding SusC/RagA family TonB-linked outer membrane protein: protein MRKIYLRVLLICFTLSILSYENLHAQERVVSGSVTEASGSGIPGATVLIKGTQNGAVTDFEGKYKIEVQSQDATLVFSAIGYKKKQVKVGSKSVVDVTLKEDVKQLGEVVVTALGVEREEKALGYSVQQVDSRQVSDVKSNNPMNALAGKLSGVYITGSGNGPTASANVNIRGTASLLGNNQPLYVVNGMPITNDLYSFDDGLNGSTTIDFGNASQIVNSDDIQSINVLKGPAASALYGSRAADGVILIETKTGADADGEWGLEVNSSNMFESVLKLPDFQNEFGFGGGGKYSYLDGSNYIGDNEYYEAYGENWGPRMNGQEIKQFNSNGEAVPFTPAPDNVRNFFRTGFTSINNIALNNSTEDGDARISYTNLNNEGIVPNTNLQRNTVQMSVGRRFLDDKLKARVNTMYVNSSSGNIPNAGYDESSSVMYGWLWYPRQVEIDDLRDYWEPGQEGVQQRYVEDLWVNNPWLIANENTNSFQSSRFIANTKIEYEFNKNFSARFRYGADVLNEGRQYRRAPSTKGVLLGSYREDEISFYETNAEFLVGYHTDVENYSDFDIDVKIGGNIMRQEADNLIANNPQLEVFGTGPSVYSLTNARSGVLVESQKTRTGINSLFGTFTLSYLNSLFLDASYRNDWNSTLVSPIQGIENSNYSFGYPSVAASAILSDLIDMPQPFSFVKLKGSYAEVGNGAPPYAFGNTFTPQAAFGGQAAFTTSRTIADPNLKNERTRATEVGFDVRLAKGRYRVDFTYYNMLSFDQVIRLPIARTSGYDFNLTNGGEIRNSGLELMLAARVVENNDFSWDVTVNAGRNRAIVESLPDVIQSGRYSIVADVFPGDEGGADLEYVAEEGKLLGQLYGLGFQRGPDGRVIHENGLPLNTEEKVSAGSFQPDLRLGINNSFQYKRLNFSFLFDGQIGGRIYNRSHALYNTSGAIKNNNDPNLALSSLEGRTIYSVSYDGNGDPVYTLEQEGGVVGPGWKRDGDGNLVENDVVVPIGGANYTGYFYNFYGNGFNRDNIEAATHDATYFKLRELKIGYDLPTDLIKNLGLSSARVSLIGRNLLLFSKVPTIDPETYSIRNGIFVNGFESTQLPSTRSYGVNINLSF from the coding sequence ATGAGAAAAATCTACTTACGGGTATTGCTCATCTGTTTTACCCTCTCAATCTTATCTTATGAAAACTTGCATGCACAAGAACGTGTAGTAAGTGGTAGTGTAACGGAGGCTTCGGGATCAGGAATCCCAGGAGCAACAGTCCTAATTAAAGGCACACAAAATGGTGCAGTAACTGATTTTGAAGGCAAATATAAAATCGAAGTTCAATCACAAGATGCAACATTGGTATTCAGTGCCATTGGATACAAAAAGAAACAAGTTAAAGTTGGTTCGAAATCAGTTGTTGATGTAACTCTTAAAGAAGATGTGAAACAGCTAGGTGAAGTTGTAGTAACTGCTTTAGGTGTTGAAAGAGAAGAAAAGGCATTAGGATATTCTGTTCAGCAAGTAGATAGCAGACAGGTATCTGATGTAAAATCCAACAACCCGATGAATGCGTTAGCTGGAAAGCTTTCTGGCGTGTACATAACAGGAAGTGGTAATGGCCCTACTGCATCAGCCAACGTTAACATTAGAGGTACTGCATCCCTTCTAGGTAATAACCAACCATTATATGTTGTGAATGGTATGCCAATCACTAATGACCTTTATAGTTTTGATGATGGTTTGAATGGTTCTACTACAATTGACTTTGGTAATGCATCACAGATTGTTAATTCAGATGATATTCAATCAATTAATGTTCTCAAAGGTCCTGCAGCATCCGCTTTATATGGTTCACGTGCAGCAGATGGTGTTATCTTAATTGAAACCAAAACAGGTGCAGACGCAGATGGCGAATGGGGACTGGAAGTAAATTCCAGTAATATGTTCGAAAGCGTATTAAAGCTTCCTGATTTCCAAAATGAATTTGGATTTGGCGGTGGCGGTAAATATAGCTACCTGGATGGCTCAAATTACATAGGCGATAATGAATACTATGAGGCTTATGGGGAAAACTGGGGTCCAAGAATGAATGGGCAAGAAATCAAGCAGTTTAATTCTAACGGAGAGGCAGTCCCTTTTACTCCAGCTCCAGACAACGTAAGAAATTTCTTCAGAACAGGCTTTACTTCGATCAATAACATTGCGCTGAATAATAGCACAGAAGATGGAGATGCGAGAATTTCCTATACCAATTTAAACAATGAAGGCATAGTTCCAAATACTAATTTGCAGAGGAATACTGTACAAATGAGTGTTGGTAGAAGATTTTTGGATGACAAATTGAAAGCTAGAGTTAATACCATGTATGTAAATTCTAGTTCGGGAAACATACCAAATGCTGGTTATGACGAATCATCATCTGTTATGTATGGCTGGTTGTGGTATCCAAGACAAGTGGAAATTGATGACTTAAGAGATTATTGGGAACCAGGGCAAGAAGGTGTTCAACAGAGATATGTGGAAGATTTATGGGTAAATAACCCTTGGTTGATTGCCAATGAGAATACTAACTCTTTCCAAAGCAGTAGGTTTATTGCTAACACTAAAATAGAATATGAATTCAATAAGAACTTTAGCGCAAGATTTAGATATGGAGCTGATGTCTTAAATGAAGGCAGACAATACAGAAGGGCTCCTTCTACAAAAGGAGTTTTATTAGGTAGCTACCGAGAAGATGAAATTTCATTTTATGAAACCAATGCTGAGTTCTTAGTAGGTTATCACACAGACGTTGAAAATTACTCTGATTTTGACATTGATGTTAAAATAGGTGGTAATATAATGCGCCAAGAGGCAGATAACTTAATAGCTAACAATCCTCAATTAGAGGTTTTTGGCACAGGCCCAAGCGTTTATTCTTTAACAAATGCAAGATCAGGAGTATTAGTTGAATCTCAGAAAACAAGAACAGGAATCAACAGCTTATTCGGAACGTTTACTTTGAGCTATTTAAACAGCTTGTTTTTAGATGCATCTTATAGAAATGACTGGAATAGTACCTTAGTAAGCCCGATCCAGGGTATTGAAAATTCTAATTATAGCTTTGGATACCCATCAGTAGCAGCAAGTGCTATATTATCGGACTTAATTGATATGCCACAGCCATTTTCTTTCGTAAAATTGAAAGGGTCTTATGCTGAAGTGGGAAATGGTGCTCCTCCGTACGCCTTTGGTAATACATTTACTCCTCAAGCAGCCTTCGGTGGTCAAGCAGCTTTTACTACTAGCCGAACAATTGCAGATCCTAATCTTAAGAATGAGAGAACCCGAGCAACAGAAGTCGGATTTGATGTAAGACTTGCAAAAGGCAGATATAGAGTAGATTTCACCTACTATAACATGTTAAGTTTCGATCAGGTGATTCGTCTTCCTATTGCAAGAACTAGTGGATATGACTTTAACTTAACAAATGGCGGTGAGATTAGAAACTCAGGACTAGAATTAATGTTGGCTGCAAGAGTTGTTGAAAATAATGATTTCAGTTGGGATGTTACAGTAAATGCCGGTCGCAATAGAGCTATTGTAGAATCCTTACCAGATGTAATTCAAAGTGGAAGATATTCTATCGTAGCTGACGTTTTCCCAGGTGATGAAGGTGGTGCTGATTTAGAATATGTTGCAGAAGAAGGTAAACTCCTCGGACAATTGTACGGTTTAGGGTTTCAGAGAGGGCCAGATGGCAGAGTAATTCATGAAAATGGCCTTCCTCTAAATACAGAAGAGAAGGTTTCAGCTGGGAGTTTTCAACCAGACTTACGATTGGGTATAAATAACTCCTTTCAATACAAAAGATTGAATTTCAGTTTCCTATTTGATGGCCAAATAGGGGGTAGAATATACAATAGATCTCATGCCCTATATAATACGAGTGGTGCTATCAAGAATAATAACGACCCTAATTTAGCGCTCTCCTCTTTAGAGGGAAGAACCATTTATTCAGTTTCTTATGATGGAAACGGAGATCCGGTTTACACGCTAGAGCAAGAAGGTGGAGTAGTTGGACCAGGTTGGAAACGTGACGGGGATGGTAATTTGGTTGAAAATGATGTTGTTGTACCAATAGGCGGAGCAAATTATACAGGCTATTTCTATAACTTCTATGGTAATGGATTCAACAGAGATAATATCGAAGCCGCTACTCATGACGCTACATATTTCAAGCTTAGAGAATTAAAAATTGGTTATGATTTACCAACAGATTTAATAAAGAATCTAGGTTTAAGCAGTGCTAGAGTATCGCTAATTGGTAGGAATTTACTACTATTTTCAAAAGTACCTACTATTGATCCTGAAACCTATTCAATCAGGAATGGAATCTTTGTAAATGGATTTGAAAGTACTCAGTTACCTTCAACCAGAAGCTATGGTGTGAATATAAATCTAAGCTTCTAA
- a CDS encoding DUF6048 family protein, which produces MSLKFMLKYKLLYLILIFPFVMNQAKAQDSTAVETSESENIEKAQKLSVGFAFDYLKLHTLLIDESEKWEGAINFRILDKVSLIGEYGIAELTPKEAYKNSEYKSEGNYYRIGFDYHMTVIPNNFLLLGLRYAQSSFNESINYEIGNPIFENETGELIRENLSASWFEFVLTSEKKIRQIRKKDIPDFLSIGFKFRLKSIQDYDDFDLFQVKNIPGYGQTNIKLNPEFNLFIKFRIPVF; this is translated from the coding sequence ATGAGCTTGAAATTTATGTTGAAATATAAATTATTATACCTGATTTTAATTTTTCCATTCGTGATGAATCAAGCCAAAGCGCAAGATTCAACTGCTGTGGAAACAAGTGAATCTGAAAATATTGAAAAGGCTCAAAAACTAAGTGTTGGCTTTGCTTTTGATTATCTAAAACTGCACACTTTACTAATTGATGAAAGCGAAAAATGGGAAGGAGCTATAAACTTTAGAATCTTAGATAAGGTATCTTTAATTGGAGAATATGGCATAGCTGAATTGACCCCTAAAGAAGCCTATAAAAACTCAGAGTATAAATCAGAAGGAAATTATTACCGAATAGGGTTTGATTATCATATGACTGTTATCCCCAACAATTTCCTTTTACTGGGATTAAGATATGCACAATCATCCTTTAACGAGTCTATAAACTATGAGATCGGAAACCCTATATTTGAAAATGAGACAGGGGAACTTATTCGAGAAAACCTCAGTGCTAGCTGGTTTGAATTTGTTTTAACATCTGAAAAGAAAATACGTCAGATCAGAAAAAAAGACATACCTGATTTCCTTTCCATAGGATTTAAATTTCGTTTAAAATCTATTCAGGACTATGATGATTTCGATCTTTTTCAAGTCAAAAACATCCCCGGATACGGCCAGACCAACATCAAATTAAATCCCGAATTCAATCTTTTCATTAAATTTAGAATTCCAGTTTTTTAA
- a CDS encoding DUF4159 domain-containing protein encodes MKNYISIILALLLLSFYSGYSQEVKIAKLKYNGGGDWYANKTALPNLIDFCEQELNVPLDNKDYVVEVGSKEIYQYPYVYMTGHGNVVFSDDEAQNLRNYLISGGFLHIDDNYGLDQFIRLEMKKVFPESDFVEIPFDHPIYHQKFKFEAGLPKIHEHDGKPAQGFGIIYEGRVVCFYSYESDLGNGWEDQSIHKDPESVRLKALKMGANIISFAFTQD; translated from the coding sequence ATGAAAAACTACATTTCCATCATATTAGCCCTTCTACTCTTAAGTTTTTATTCAGGCTATTCACAGGAGGTTAAAATAGCCAAATTGAAATACAATGGAGGTGGAGACTGGTATGCCAATAAAACTGCTCTACCTAATTTAATTGATTTTTGCGAACAGGAATTAAATGTTCCATTAGATAATAAGGATTATGTAGTAGAAGTAGGCAGCAAAGAGATCTACCAATACCCATATGTTTACATGACAGGTCATGGAAATGTAGTGTTTTCCGATGATGAGGCTCAAAATCTAAGAAATTATCTGATTTCGGGTGGATTTCTCCATATTGATGATAATTATGGACTGGATCAATTTATTAGGTTAGAAATGAAAAAAGTATTTCCTGAATCAGATTTTGTGGAAATACCTTTTGACCATCCTATTTATCATCAAAAATTTAAGTTTGAAGCTGGCCTACCAAAAATTCATGAACATGACGGAAAACCAGCGCAAGGATTTGGCATAATTTATGAAGGACGAGTAGTATGTTTTTATTCTTATGAAAGCGATTTGGGGAATGGCTGGGAGGATCAAAGTATCCATAAAGATCCGGAATCTGTAAGACTGAAAGCTTTGAAAATGGGTGCAAATATTATAAGTTTTGCATTCACACAAGATTAG
- a CDS encoding HAD family hydrolase — MHSIFSNKKAIIFDMDGVIIDNISYHIEALKQFLKQFGKEVTDEEFQNHYNGRTIQEVILELKPEADHTEVMRLAEEKEKIYRDLYRANLAPTSGLMEFLPLAKKAGLKMAVATSAITANADFTLDGLNIREYFDAVIDSTMVVKGKPDPQIYLKAAEELNISPEKCVVLEDALAGIESAKRAGMDVIGLFTSLKKEELPDGLLMKIKDFQELNAVS, encoded by the coding sequence ATGCACAGTATTTTTTCTAACAAAAAAGCCATCATATTTGATATGGATGGTGTTATAATTGATAATATCTCCTATCATATTGAAGCTTTAAAGCAGTTTTTGAAGCAATTTGGAAAAGAAGTTACAGATGAAGAATTCCAAAATCATTATAATGGAAGAACCATTCAAGAAGTAATATTAGAATTAAAACCTGAGGCTGATCATACAGAAGTGATGCGATTGGCAGAGGAAAAAGAGAAAATCTATAGAGATTTATATAGGGCTAATTTAGCCCCAACTTCTGGTTTGATGGAGTTCTTACCTTTAGCTAAAAAAGCAGGATTAAAAATGGCTGTTGCTACTTCAGCCATTACTGCCAATGCAGATTTCACACTAGACGGACTAAATATTAGAGAATATTTCGATGCAGTGATAGACAGCACAATGGTTGTCAAAGGAAAACCAGATCCACAGATTTATTTAAAAGCGGCTGAGGAACTGAATATTTCTCCTGAAAAATGCGTTGTATTGGAAGATGCGCTTGCTGGCATTGAATCTGCTAAAAGAGCTGGAATGGATGTAATCGGTTTATTTACATCCTTGAAAAAAGAAGAATTGCCCGATGGATTATTGATGAAAATCAAGGATTTCCAAGAATTAAATGCTGTCTCTTAG
- a CDS encoding BCCT family transporter: MKNKLSKYFDVHKPVFWPATILIVVFITVTLIVGEPMEKIFADIQEGLSNYVGWFFVLVTNLFLIFCIVIGFSKLGKIKLGGKDAKPEFSRGSWFAMLFSAGMGIGIIFWGVAEPMNHFLSPPQDVESPREAASLAMQFSFLHWGLHAWGIYALVGLSLAFFAFSRKLPLTIRSVFYPILGDKIYGWIGDVIDVIAVLATLFGLATSLGLGVKQVNSGLTYLFDIPDTVTTQVLLIAGITLVATISVFSGIDKGVKNLSELNIRIGAIFLIFIIAVGPTLFIFDSYIQNLGNYIQNFFSMSFWTESYANEGEGGWQNGWTVFYWAWWISWSPFVGMFIARVSKGRTVKEFITGVLLVPTLLTFLWMTAFGGTGIWVQLNEIADIGPEIVANASTSLFVLLEQFPLTGIASGIGVILVINFFVTSSDSGSLVIDSITAGGKLDAPVGQRIFWAVSEGAVAAVLLVGGGLTALQTAAITTGLPFAFVLILMMFSLYKGLMKEHARNLAKDKETDFESYQEKLKSVLGKRSEKGTKKKEG; the protein is encoded by the coding sequence ATGAAGAATAAATTAAGTAAGTACTTTGATGTTCATAAGCCAGTCTTTTGGCCCGCCACAATCTTGATTGTGGTTTTTATCACAGTCACTTTAATAGTGGGTGAGCCGATGGAAAAAATCTTTGCAGATATCCAAGAAGGGCTATCAAATTATGTAGGATGGTTTTTTGTCCTGGTGACAAATTTGTTTTTGATTTTCTGTATTGTTATCGGTTTTAGCAAGTTGGGTAAAATAAAATTAGGAGGAAAAGATGCTAAGCCTGAATTTAGCAGAGGCTCTTGGTTTGCTATGCTTTTTAGTGCAGGTATGGGTATTGGTATAATTTTCTGGGGTGTAGCAGAACCCATGAATCACTTTCTAAGCCCTCCTCAGGATGTAGAGAGTCCACGTGAAGCAGCTTCTCTAGCTATGCAATTTAGTTTCCTTCATTGGGGGTTGCATGCTTGGGGAATATATGCTTTAGTAGGATTGTCTTTGGCATTTTTTGCATTTTCTAGGAAACTACCACTGACAATTCGTTCTGTTTTTTATCCTATTTTAGGAGATAAAATATATGGCTGGATAGGTGATGTGATCGATGTTATTGCAGTGCTGGCTACTTTGTTTGGCTTGGCAACTTCTCTTGGATTGGGTGTGAAACAGGTCAACTCAGGTTTGACCTATCTTTTTGATATTCCGGATACAGTTACTACGCAAGTACTTTTAATTGCTGGGATTACACTTGTGGCTACAATTTCTGTTTTTTCAGGCATTGATAAAGGAGTTAAAAATTTAAGTGAATTAAATATTAGGATTGGAGCTATATTCCTGATTTTCATAATCGCTGTTGGTCCAACTTTATTTATTTTTGATTCCTACATTCAAAATTTAGGGAATTATATTCAGAATTTCTTCAGCATGAGCTTTTGGACGGAATCCTATGCGAATGAAGGTGAAGGTGGTTGGCAAAACGGATGGACAGTTTTTTATTGGGCTTGGTGGATTAGCTGGTCACCGTTTGTAGGTATGTTTATTGCTCGAGTGTCAAAAGGAAGAACAGTAAAAGAATTTATTACTGGCGTTTTACTTGTCCCGACATTACTGACATTTTTATGGATGACCGCTTTTGGTGGCACAGGTATTTGGGTTCAATTAAATGAAATTGCAGATATTGGACCAGAGATTGTAGCCAATGCTTCTACTAGTTTGTTTGTGTTATTGGAACAATTTCCTTTAACTGGGATCGCTTCTGGGATAGGCGTTATCTTGGTAATTAACTTCTTTGTAACTTCGTCAGACAGCGGTTCTTTGGTAATTGATAGTATTACCGCTGGAGGAAAATTAGACGCACCGGTTGGGCAAAGAATCTTCTGGGCTGTTTCGGAAGGTGCAGTCGCTGCTGTACTTTTAGTAGGCGGAGGATTAACGGCCTTACAGACTGCAGCCATTACTACAGGTTTGCCATTTGCGTTTGTCTTGATTTTGATGATGTTTAGTTTGTATAAAGGCTTGATGAAAGAGCACGCTCGTAATTTGGCTAAGGATAAAGAAACTGATTTTGAGTCTTATCAAGAGAAATTAAAATCCGTTTTAGGAAAAAGGAGTGAAAAAGGCACTAAAAAGAAAGAGGGATGA